The Muricauda sp. SCSIO 65647 genome includes a region encoding these proteins:
- a CDS encoding YicC/YloC family endoribonuclease, giving the protein MIQSMTGFGKHVLQLPSKKITVELKSLNSKNLDINARLPQAYREKELELRKAISESLVRGKVDLNLNVEITGEETTADINKGVVKKYMDQLRNIAAGDDMKLLEMALRMPDALKTDKSDIDETEFDAIQQALTHALEKINAFRTEEGKVLEDDFNVRIKEIQDLLQQVEKLDPVRLNLLRERLEKAVADLKAEVDGNRFEQELVYYLEKYDITEEKVRLANHLAYFQKTMDSQESNGKKLGFIAQEIGREINTIGSKANYAPMQQVVVQMKDELEKIKEQMLNVL; this is encoded by the coding sequence ATGATTCAATCCATGACCGGTTTTGGAAAGCACGTGCTACAGCTTCCATCAAAAAAAATTACGGTTGAGCTAAAATCACTGAACAGCAAAAACCTTGATATCAATGCGCGCCTTCCACAGGCATATCGAGAAAAAGAATTGGAGTTACGAAAAGCCATATCAGAATCTCTCGTGAGAGGCAAGGTCGACTTGAATCTAAATGTTGAGATCACAGGTGAAGAAACCACGGCCGATATCAACAAAGGCGTAGTCAAGAAATATATGGACCAACTGCGCAATATTGCTGCTGGAGATGATATGAAATTACTTGAAATGGCGCTCAGAATGCCCGATGCCCTTAAGACCGACAAGAGCGATATCGATGAGACCGAATTTGATGCCATTCAACAAGCGTTGACCCATGCCCTAGAGAAGATCAATGCTTTTAGAACCGAAGAGGGCAAGGTACTCGAAGATGATTTTAATGTCCGTATCAAAGAAATACAAGACCTTTTACAACAAGTTGAAAAACTTGACCCAGTACGTTTGAACCTGCTTCGCGAGCGTCTGGAAAAAGCGGTGGCCGATCTAAAGGCCGAAGTAGACGGGAACCGTTTTGAACAAGAACTGGTCTATTATCTAGAAAAGTACGATATCACCGAAGAAAAAGTGCGTTTGGCAAACCATTTGGCCTATTTTCAAAAGACCATGGATTCACAGGAAAGCAATGGTAAAAAACTGGGATTCATCGCGCAAGAGATCGGCCGTGAAATCAATACAATAGGTTCAAAGGCCAATTATGCCCCGATGCAACAAGTAGTGGTGCAGATGAAAGACGAACTTGAAAAGATCAAGGAACAAATGCTCAATGTGCTATGA
- the nadD gene encoding nicotinate (nicotinamide) nucleotide adenylyltransferase, with amino-acid sequence MKKIGLYFGTFNPPHIGHLVIANHMVEFSDLDEVWFVITPQSPFKVKKSLLDNHHRYQMVFEAIQEYPKLKASKIEFDLSQPNYTVNTLAHLIDKYESGYAFCLLMGEDNLKSFHKWKNYEVILENHEIYVYPRISEGKAEHRFNDHPKIHRVNAPIMEISSTFIRKQHKAGKNVRPLLPQPVWKYVDEMNFYR; translated from the coding sequence ATGAAAAAGATCGGCCTGTATTTCGGGACTTTCAATCCGCCCCATATTGGGCATCTTGTCATTGCCAACCACATGGTAGAATTCTCTGACCTCGATGAGGTTTGGTTTGTGATAACCCCCCAAAGTCCGTTTAAGGTCAAAAAATCGCTATTAGATAACCACCATCGATACCAAATGGTCTTTGAGGCCATACAAGAATATCCAAAACTGAAGGCAAGCAAAATTGAATTTGACCTATCACAGCCGAACTATACCGTCAATACCTTGGCGCACCTCATCGATAAATATGAGAGTGGATATGCTTTTTGTCTGTTGATGGGTGAAGACAACCTTAAAAGCTTCCACAAGTGGAAAAATTATGAGGTGATATTAGAGAACCACGAAATCTATGTGTATCCACGAATTTCAGAGGGTAAGGCCGAACACCGATTCAATGACCATCCGAAGATACATAGGGTGAACGCACCCATCATGGAAATATCATCCACTTTTATCAGAAAGCAGCACAAGGCAGGCAAAAATGTGCGTCCGTTATTGCCCCAGCCAGTTTGGAAGTATGTGGACGAGATGAATTTTTACAGATGA
- a CDS encoding DUF1080 domain-containing protein: protein MTRYALILLILFSLSCKQKEKEEPKTEEEMTEMAQNTSQEQWQILFDGTSFDRWHLYGGGEIGEQWKLEDGAMVFYPPKERPEGASYNIVTDDEYTNFVLSLEWKVSEGGNSGIFWGVHEDEKFGQPYQTGPEIQVLDDERHPDAKNGTTHQAGALYDMVAPSKNVVKPAGEWNKVVLTINHNTNQGSVVMNGETIVEFPVHGEEWDKMVANSKFADWEGFGSYKTGKIGLQDHHDVVAYRNIKIKQL from the coding sequence ATGACACGTTATGCACTGATACTTTTGATACTGTTTTCACTTAGCTGTAAACAAAAGGAAAAAGAAGAACCCAAAACCGAAGAAGAAATGACCGAAATGGCCCAAAACACCTCACAAGAGCAATGGCAGATTCTTTTTGATGGCACTTCGTTCGATCGCTGGCACCTTTACGGGGGCGGTGAAATCGGAGAGCAATGGAAACTGGAAGATGGAGCCATGGTGTTCTACCCCCCAAAAGAACGACCAGAGGGGGCAAGCTATAATATTGTAACCGATGACGAGTACACCAATTTTGTGCTATCATTGGAATGGAAAGTCTCAGAAGGAGGCAACAGTGGTATTTTCTGGGGCGTACATGAAGATGAAAAGTTCGGTCAACCCTATCAAACCGGACCGGAAATACAGGTGTTGGATGATGAACGCCATCCTGACGCCAAAAACGGCACGACCCATCAGGCCGGGGCCCTTTACGATATGGTGGCCCCTTCAAAAAATGTGGTCAAACCTGCTGGCGAATGGAACAAGGTCGTTTTGACCATCAACCATAATACAAATCAGGGCAGTGTGGTGATGAATGGTGAAACGATAGTTGAATTTCCGGTGCATGGCGAAGAATGGGACAAAATGGTCGCCAACTCAAAATTTGCCGACTGGGAAGGTTTTGGTAGCTACAAGACAGGGAAGATCGGGCTGCAAGACCATCATGATGTCGTTGCCTATCGAAATATTAAGATCAAGCAGTTATAA
- a CDS encoding sugar phosphate isomerase/epimerase family protein: MKTIKGPAVFLAQFVDDQPPFNTLEGMCEWASGLGYKGIQIPTWEKFLIDLDKAAESQDYCDELKGKINSYGLEITELSTHLQGQLVAVHPAYDIMFDNFAPDNLKGKPTARTEWAIETVKKAGTASRRLGIKAHATFSGALLWHTAHPWPQRPAGLVEMGFEELAKRWKPILDHFDQEGVDVCYEIHPGEDLHDGDTFERFLEATGNHKRVNILYDPSHFVLQQLDYIAYIDHYHEFIRSFHVKDSEFNPTGKKGAFGGYNDWGDRAGRYRSLGDGQIDFKTIFSKLTQYGCDVWAVMEWECCIKSPEQGAREGAKFIQDHIIEATQKTFDDFAGAEIDKEQLKKILGI; encoded by the coding sequence ATGAAAACCATTAAAGGACCTGCTGTTTTTTTGGCCCAGTTTGTCGATGACCAACCACCGTTTAACACTTTGGAGGGAATGTGTGAATGGGCCTCTGGATTGGGGTATAAGGGAATTCAAATCCCCACTTGGGAGAAATTCCTCATCGACCTTGACAAAGCGGCCGAAAGCCAAGATTATTGTGATGAACTCAAAGGAAAGATCAATTCATATGGCCTTGAGATCACCGAACTATCGACCCATCTACAAGGGCAGTTGGTGGCGGTACACCCGGCCTACGACATCATGTTCGACAATTTTGCGCCCGATAATCTGAAAGGAAAGCCGACAGCACGTACCGAATGGGCAATTGAAACGGTCAAAAAGGCGGGCACGGCCAGTCGAAGATTAGGAATTAAGGCCCACGCCACCTTTTCGGGAGCGCTACTTTGGCATACAGCCCACCCATGGCCGCAACGGCCAGCGGGTCTGGTAGAAATGGGCTTTGAAGAATTGGCGAAACGATGGAAACCAATTCTTGACCATTTTGACCAAGAGGGGGTCGATGTATGCTACGAGATCCATCCGGGAGAAGATTTGCACGATGGTGATACCTTTGAACGCTTTTTGGAGGCCACCGGCAACCACAAACGGGTAAACATTCTATATGATCCGAGCCATTTTGTGTTACAACAACTCGATTATATCGCCTATATCGATCATTATCATGAATTTATCAGATCGTTTCATGTAAAGGATTCAGAGTTCAACCCCACCGGCAAAAAAGGAGCTTTTGGCGGGTATAATGACTGGGGCGATCGTGCCGGCAGGTACCGTTCGCTTGGTGACGGACAGATAGACTTTAAGACCATCTTCTCAAAACTGACCCAATACGGCTGTGACGTCTGGGCGGTAATGGAGTGGGAATGCTGCATCAAGAGCCCCGAACAAGGGGCACGCGAAGGGGCCAAGTTCATTCAAGACCATATCATAGAAGCTACACAAAAGACCTTCGATGATTTCGCCGGGGCAGAAATAGATAAAGAACAACTCAAAAAAATACTGGGAATATGA
- a CDS encoding carboxypeptidase-like regulatory domain-containing protein: protein MYRLLVAIALLFSVMVSAQDSGSIAGKIMDSELKDEPLSFVNISLKDTGFKTQSNLHGNFEITEVAPGSYTMVIGFLGYDTLEFPVEIKKNGVTRIEKNLVAKSVALPPLTLSDTETASYSEPITASQKGN from the coding sequence ATGTATCGTTTACTCGTCGCCATTGCCTTACTTTTTTCAGTTATGGTCTCAGCACAAGACTCTGGATCGATAGCAGGAAAGATCATGGATAGCGAACTGAAAGACGAACCATTGTCGTTCGTGAACATTTCGCTCAAAGACACTGGTTTCAAAACGCAATCAAATTTGCACGGCAATTTTGAAATCACTGAAGTAGCACCTGGAAGTTATACGATGGTCATTGGTTTTTTGGGCTACGATACCCTGGAGTTTCCGGTGGAAATAAAGAAAAACGGGGTGACGAGAATAGAAAAAAATCTAGTTGCCAAATCTGTTGCCCTACCACCGCTTACACTTTCCGATACTGAAACGGCCAGTTATTCAGAACCTATCACTGCATCGCAAAAAGGGAATTGA
- the gmk gene encoding guanylate kinase: MSKGGRLIIFSAPSGSGKTTIVRYLLKQPELNLAFSVSATSRPRRGKEKQGKHYYFMSVSEFKQHIKNGDFLEWEEVYRDCFYGTLNSEVERLWAEGKNVIFDIDVAGGLRIKRKFPERTLAVFVKPPSVDELKIRLKKRSTEDDDKINMRIAKASVELATAPQFDEIIKNYDLDTALKEAHKLVIDYVGAQIQDSQEEE, from the coding sequence ATGAGCAAAGGAGGTAGGCTCATCATTTTCTCTGCCCCTTCAGGGAGTGGCAAAACAACTATCGTAAGATATTTGTTAAAGCAACCTGAGCTTAATCTGGCCTTTTCGGTATCTGCGACCTCACGACCACGTCGTGGCAAAGAAAAACAGGGCAAGCATTACTATTTCATGTCGGTTTCTGAGTTTAAACAGCACATCAAAAACGGTGATTTTTTAGAATGGGAAGAAGTCTATCGTGACTGTTTCTACGGTACTTTGAATAGTGAAGTGGAACGTTTGTGGGCTGAGGGTAAGAATGTGATCTTTGATATAGACGTAGCAGGGGGTCTTCGCATCAAAAGAAAATTTCCCGAGCGAACATTGGCCGTTTTTGTAAAACCCCCAAGTGTCGATGAGCTCAAGATTCGTTTGAAAAAACGGAGTACCGAAGACGATGATAAAATCAATATGCGCATTGCCAAGGCTTCGGTAGAATTGGCCACGGCACCACAGTTCGATGAAATTATCAAAAACTATGATCTTGACACTGCCCTAAAAGAGGCACATAAGCTGGTGATAGATTATGTTGGAGCTCAAATTCAAGATTCGCAAGAAGAAGAATGA
- a CDS encoding DUF1080 domain-containing protein, producing the protein MVRIGLGLLVMIVIIGCQQKKQEEPTITANPSVIIHEEYLGEEPTKPEETEVYEPVPPKVTIDENSVPSDAIVLFDGSGFDEWSMTNDSTEVVWHLNGDGSMTVKDKTGDIQTKRNFGDIQLHIEWRSPAEIEGKGQSRGNSGVFLNNLYEVQVLDNNDNDTYVNGQVAAIYKQYVPLAMASKPSGEWNTYDIIYHAPNFNDEGQKIKSGTITVLHNGVLVQHHAELKGTTPYIGWPKNPPHGKGPIRLQDHGDNSRVSYRNIWVREL; encoded by the coding sequence ATGGTTCGAATAGGTCTAGGGCTGTTGGTTATGATCGTCATTATCGGCTGTCAACAGAAAAAACAGGAAGAGCCAACAATAACTGCTAACCCTTCTGTAATCATCCATGAAGAATATCTAGGGGAAGAACCGACCAAACCAGAAGAAACGGAGGTCTATGAACCTGTTCCACCAAAAGTGACCATTGATGAAAACAGTGTACCCAGCGACGCCATAGTATTGTTCGACGGTAGTGGTTTTGATGAATGGTCGATGACCAATGACAGTACCGAGGTGGTCTGGCATTTGAACGGTGATGGTAGCATGACCGTGAAAGATAAAACAGGCGATATTCAAACAAAGCGAAACTTTGGCGACATACAACTGCATATCGAATGGCGTTCACCGGCCGAGATAGAGGGTAAGGGGCAAAGCCGTGGCAATAGTGGAGTGTTTTTGAACAATCTGTACGAGGTTCAAGTGTTGGACAACAATGACAATGACACCTATGTCAACGGTCAAGTAGCGGCGATTTACAAACAATACGTTCCATTGGCAATGGCATCGAAGCCCAGTGGTGAGTGGAACACGTATGACATCATTTACCATGCGCCCAATTTCAACGATGAGGGCCAAAAGATAAAATCGGGCACCATAACCGTATTGCACAATGGTGTGTTGGTGCAACACCATGCTGAGTTGAAGGGCACCACCCCCTATATTGGCTGGCCGAAAAATCCACCACATGGCAAAGGACCGATTCGATTACAAGACCATGGTGATAACAGTCGGGTAAGCTACCGAAACATTTGGGTAAGGGAGCTCTAG
- a CDS encoding DUF6503 family protein: MRIFLFISMALVLNPIFAQNLTGPELLEKAIEYHDPEGYWPTFQADFQVVMKTPNSSDRTSVISLDVPKGRFSLDVKKDDVFYRYELQGGDCTITLNGNVEISEENRKEHHLNCERAQLYKNYYTYLYGLPMKLKDPGTIVHQNVERKRFKDKEYLALKVEYDQEVGDDVWYFYFDPTTYAMEVYQFFHDESKNDGEYILLENVQEINGIKMPKVRAWYYNKDDTYLGTDILTALEP; encoded by the coding sequence ATGAGAATCTTTCTTTTTATTTCGATGGCACTGGTTCTGAACCCCATTTTTGCGCAGAACCTTACTGGCCCTGAACTACTTGAAAAGGCCATCGAATATCATGATCCCGAAGGGTATTGGCCTACTTTTCAAGCAGATTTTCAAGTCGTTATGAAAACTCCGAATTCATCTGATCGCACAAGCGTCATTTCTCTTGATGTACCAAAAGGCCGCTTCTCTTTAGATGTGAAAAAAGATGATGTCTTCTATCGATATGAGCTACAGGGTGGCGACTGTACAATCACTCTAAACGGAAATGTCGAAATTTCGGAAGAAAACCGTAAAGAACATCATTTGAATTGTGAAAGGGCACAGCTATACAAAAACTATTACACCTACCTCTACGGTCTTCCCATGAAACTCAAAGACCCTGGCACGATCGTTCACCAAAACGTAGAACGTAAGCGTTTTAAAGACAAAGAATATTTGGCGCTCAAAGTCGAATACGACCAAGAAGTGGGCGATGATGTCTGGTACTTTTATTTTGACCCCACCACTTACGCCATGGAGGTGTACCAATTCTTTCATGACGAATCAAAAAATGACGGGGAGTATATTCTTTTGGAAAATGTTCAAGAAATCAACGGTATAAAAATGCCAAAGGTCAGGGCGTGGTATTACAACAAGGACGATACGTATTTGGGTACCGATATTTTAACCGCCCTCGAGCCATGA
- the dgt gene encoding dGTP triphosphohydrolase, which yields MNWEKLLSLKRQGDTHKRLRNEQDETRLGFEVDYDRIIFSSAFRGLQDKTQVMPLPISSGVRKAFVHTRLTHSLEVSVVGRSLGRIAGKEILREHPSLQEVHGYRFNDFGAIVAAASLAHDIGNPPFGHSGEKAIGAFFKTGDGQKYQSQLTEKEYQDLVDFEGNANGFKLLTESRDGVPGGLRLSYATLGAFMKYPKESLPVKPTKHIADKKFGVFQADKDFFFEIADELGLKRKNDTAEPSFYRHPLTYLVEAADDICYTIIDFEDGINLGLISEDFALEYLIKLVKEHINTQKYNQMTLMSDRLSYLRALSINTLINDAIRIFTENQEAILHGDFSVALMDKSIYKPQIDDIITLSIDKVYRSNEVIDKELAGYKIISDILNVFTTALFNHKENRASNYDRLLLRSFNGPIKVDKAPAYELLLTASCFVASLSDSEAVNLHNKIMGRQI from the coding sequence ATGAATTGGGAAAAACTCTTATCGCTCAAAAGACAGGGTGACACCCATAAACGCTTGCGTAACGAACAAGATGAGACTCGATTGGGCTTTGAGGTTGATTACGACCGAATCATCTTTTCATCGGCCTTTAGAGGTTTACAGGATAAGACCCAGGTCATGCCCTTGCCCATTAGTTCTGGTGTTCGAAAAGCCTTTGTTCATACCCGTCTGACCCATAGTCTGGAAGTATCTGTTGTAGGAAGAAGCCTTGGTCGTATCGCGGGCAAAGAGATTTTAAGAGAACATCCCTCATTGCAAGAGGTTCACGGGTATCGGTTCAATGATTTTGGTGCCATAGTTGCCGCGGCTTCATTGGCTCATGATATTGGAAATCCGCCTTTCGGGCATAGTGGCGAAAAAGCGATAGGGGCTTTTTTCAAAACGGGCGATGGTCAAAAATACCAATCACAGCTTACCGAAAAAGAGTACCAAGATTTAGTCGATTTTGAGGGCAACGCCAACGGATTCAAATTGCTGACAGAATCTCGGGATGGAGTACCGGGGGGGCTGCGTTTGAGCTATGCCACTTTGGGTGCTTTTATGAAATACCCAAAAGAGTCGCTTCCCGTAAAGCCCACAAAGCACATTGCCGATAAAAAGTTCGGGGTTTTTCAGGCCGACAAGGATTTTTTCTTTGAAATTGCCGATGAACTCGGTCTGAAAAGAAAGAACGATACCGCTGAACCTAGTTTTTATAGACATCCGCTCACCTATTTGGTAGAAGCCGCCGATGACATCTGCTATACCATCATTGATTTTGAAGATGGTATCAATCTAGGTTTGATTTCTGAGGATTTTGCTCTCGAATATTTGATAAAACTGGTTAAAGAACACATCAATACCCAAAAGTATAACCAAATGACACTGATGAGCGATCGTTTGAGTTATTTGAGGGCACTCTCTATCAATACACTGATCAATGACGCCATACGGATCTTTACCGAAAACCAAGAAGCTATCCTGCACGGTGATTTTTCAGTGGCTTTGATGGACAAAAGCATTTATAAACCCCAGATTGACGATATCATTACCTTGAGCATCGATAAGGTATATCGATCGAACGAGGTCATCGATAAAGAGTTGGCAGGATATAAGATCATTTCTGATATTCTCAATGTTTTCACCACTGCCCTTTTTAATCACAAAGAAAACCGTGCGAGTAATTATGACCGTCTTTTGTTGCGTTCATTCAACGGCCCGATCAAGGTAGATAAAGCACCGGCTTATGAACTGTTGTTGACGGCAAGCTGTTTTGTGGCAAGCCTTTCTGACAGTGAGGCGGTAAACCTGCACAATAAGATCATGGGCAGGCAGATCTAG
- a CDS encoding inorganic phosphate transporter, translating to MGENIYIFMVVALALLAITDLVVGVSNDAVNFLNSAIGSKAISFRTIMIVASLGIAFGAMSSSGMMEVARKGIFNPGEFVFAEIMIIFMAVMITDILLLDFFNTLGMPTSTTVSIVFELLGAAVAISLVKIIAIDGTFSDLGAFINTEKATEIILGILLSVFIAFTIGAIVQFISRLLISFDFKSNPKWVEATFGGLAITAIIYFILVKGLKSADLFNGKLTAFIAEHTNLFIFENIVGWTIISYLFSRFLKWNIYTLIIILGTFALAMAFAGNDLVNFIGVPIAALQSFENWQTSGIEASKFNMQGLSAAVQTPTLLLLASGVIMVITLWFSSKAKSVVKTSVDLARQDEGDERFQPNFLSRQIVKFSITASDSIASVLPPKLQRYADSRFEMPKAYVPKSKAQDLPAFDLVRAAVNLMVASVLISIATSMKLPLSTTYVTFMVAMGTSLADKAWGAESAVYRVAGVLNVIGGWFFTAFSAFTAAAIIALILHFGGTIALIALLAMAAILLLRNYLSHNRKSKELKAEDGLRRAESSSIQGVIHESAENVAKMIKRSNKLYTKAINGLARHDLDQLRKNKKGINKLSNEIEDLKNNIFYFIKNLDESSVGGASNFYINLLGILQDISQSLEYVAKLSHTHVNNNHKKLKYNQIKELKELDYAIENLLQETSDAFESRSFESIGNMLKQKEGLFKMVSEKIERQVARTRTEESSPKNTTLYFSLLTETKDVIKALMKLLELYYVEHDSTVEPARIDK from the coding sequence ATGGGGGAAAACATTTACATCTTTATGGTGGTGGCCCTTGCTCTTTTGGCCATTACAGATTTAGTGGTCGGGGTCAGTAACGATGCGGTAAACTTTTTAAATTCAGCAATAGGCTCCAAGGCCATTTCGTTTCGCACCATCATGATCGTGGCCAGTCTTGGCATAGCGTTCGGTGCCATGTCATCAAGTGGTATGATGGAAGTGGCCCGAAAGGGAATTTTTAATCCGGGAGAATTCGTATTTGCCGAAATCATGATCATCTTCATGGCAGTCATGATTACCGATATTCTTCTGCTTGACTTTTTCAACACATTGGGCATGCCCACTTCAACAACGGTCTCAATCGTTTTTGAATTGTTGGGGGCAGCTGTTGCCATTTCTTTGGTGAAAATCATAGCTATTGACGGTACTTTTTCTGATTTGGGAGCCTTCATCAACACAGAAAAAGCCACTGAAATTATATTGGGAATTTTATTGTCAGTATTCATTGCCTTTACCATTGGGGCAATTGTACAGTTCATCTCAAGACTATTGATTTCTTTTGATTTCAAGTCAAATCCTAAATGGGTAGAAGCTACTTTTGGAGGTCTTGCCATTACGGCCATAATCTATTTTATATTGGTCAAGGGTCTTAAGAGTGCCGATTTATTCAATGGGAAGCTGACTGCTTTCATTGCAGAGCATACGAATCTCTTCATTTTTGAAAATATTGTGGGGTGGACCATTATCTCCTATTTGTTTTCCCGCTTTTTGAAATGGAACATCTATACCCTGATCATTATACTCGGAACATTCGCGTTGGCCATGGCTTTCGCAGGCAACGACCTGGTTAATTTCATAGGTGTGCCCATTGCGGCGCTGCAATCTTTTGAAAATTGGCAAACTTCTGGTATTGAAGCAAGTAAATTCAATATGCAAGGGCTCTCTGCAGCAGTTCAAACCCCAACCCTTTTATTGTTGGCCTCTGGGGTAATAATGGTCATTACACTTTGGTTTTCTTCAAAGGCAAAAAGTGTTGTAAAAACAAGTGTTGATTTGGCACGTCAAGATGAAGGTGACGAACGTTTTCAACCCAATTTTCTGTCAAGGCAAATCGTGAAGTTTTCGATTACTGCATCAGATAGCATAGCAAGTGTACTGCCCCCAAAATTACAGCGCTATGCTGACTCACGTTTCGAAATGCCAAAAGCATATGTGCCAAAAAGCAAAGCGCAAGATCTTCCTGCTTTTGATTTGGTACGGGCAGCGGTTAATCTAATGGTCGCAAGTGTGCTTATTTCCATCGCCACCTCTATGAAACTGCCCTTATCAACAACATATGTAACCTTCATGGTAGCCATGGGCACATCACTAGCTGACAAAGCTTGGGGGGCAGAAAGTGCCGTATATCGGGTTGCAGGGGTTTTGAACGTAATCGGAGGGTGGTTTTTTACTGCTTTCAGTGCGTTCACAGCGGCCGCAATTATAGCCCTTATCTTACATTTTGGTGGAACTATTGCCTTAATTGCATTACTTGCAATGGCCGCTATCTTATTACTTCGAAATTATTTATCCCACAACAGAAAATCTAAAGAGCTAAAAGCCGAGGACGGTCTTAGAAGGGCAGAGAGCAGTTCAATTCAAGGGGTCATTCACGAAAGTGCTGAAAACGTGGCCAAAATGATTAAGCGAAGTAACAAGCTCTACACAAAGGCCATCAATGGCTTAGCACGGCATGACCTCGACCAACTAAGAAAAAATAAAAAGGGAATCAATAAATTATCGAATGAAATTGAAGACCTTAAAAACAATATTTTCTACTTCATCAAAAACTTGGATGAATCAAGTGTCGGCGGGGCCAGTAATTTCTATATCAATCTGTTGGGCATTCTTCAAGATATTTCGCAATCACTTGAATACGTGGCAAAACTCAGCCATACCCATGTGAACAACAACCATAAAAAACTCAAGTACAATCAAATCAAAGAATTGAAAGAGCTTGACTATGCAATAGAAAACCTTCTGCAAGAAACAAGTGATGCGTTTGAATCGCGTTCTTTTGAATCGATTGGCAATATGTTAAAGCAAAAAGAAGGCCTGTTCAAGATGGTTTCTGAAAAAATTGAGAGACAGGTTGCCCGTACCCGAACAGAAGAATCAAGTCCTAAAAATACGACCCTGTACTTCTCTTTGCTGACAGAGACCAAAGATGTGATCAAAGCCTTGATGAAATTGTTGGAACTCTATTACGTAGAGCACGACAGCACGGTAGAGCCCGCCCGAATCGATAAATAA